A stretch of the Paenibacillus dendritiformis genome encodes the following:
- a CDS encoding coproporphyrinogen III oxidase, whose translation MRIRLIANEAAFERSLIHIVQLFIERPEVTYQVSLQPEAERAEEAEAVIRLAQTEPEGGLAPESFPLAAPGRVRVRASLERKDGSPLEAVNERPVPADATYEQYRKQVKNAFSHALLQVMTAWTGIEQPWGILTGVRPTKLMHDARRRGLSRDEAKKMLREEYLITDSKIALMEQIVERQLTALPDLDRLQHQLSIYIGIPFCPTKCAYCTFPAYDINGRQGSVDSFLGGLHYEMREIGRFLKERNIPITTIYYGGGTPTSITAEEMDMLYEEMMTSFPNVEQVREITVEAGRPDTITPEKLEVLRKWNIDRISINPQSYIQETLDIIGRHHSVEETVEKYKLARDLGMNNINMDLIIGLPGEGTAEFAHTLRETERLMPESVTVHTLSFKRASEMTRHRGEEKFKVAGREEVERMMTMAAEWTGAHGYVPYYLYRQKNILGNLENVGYALPGTESLYNILIIEEIQSILGLGCGASSKWVHPHTGAITRFANPKEPKVYNDNYVEVTRKKIEMMKELFKEA comes from the coding sequence ATGCGCATTAGATTAATCGCCAATGAAGCGGCGTTTGAACGTTCGCTTATTCATATTGTTCAATTGTTCATCGAGCGGCCGGAGGTCACGTATCAGGTCAGCCTGCAGCCGGAAGCCGAGCGGGCGGAGGAAGCCGAGGCGGTTATCCGTCTCGCGCAGACCGAGCCGGAGGGCGGGCTTGCGCCCGAATCGTTCCCGCTTGCGGCACCGGGGCGGGTTCGCGTCCGCGCTTCGCTGGAGCGGAAGGACGGATCTCCGCTGGAAGCCGTCAATGAACGCCCGGTTCCTGCGGACGCGACCTATGAGCAGTACCGCAAACAGGTAAAGAATGCCTTCTCCCATGCGCTGCTTCAGGTGATGACCGCATGGACCGGCATCGAGCAGCCATGGGGCATTCTGACCGGCGTCCGCCCGACGAAGCTGATGCATGATGCCCGGCGGCGCGGGCTGTCGCGGGACGAAGCGAAGAAGATGCTTCGCGAAGAATATTTGATTACGGACAGCAAGATCGCGCTGATGGAACAGATCGTGGAACGCCAGTTGACGGCGCTGCCCGATCTGGATCGGCTTCAGCACCAATTAAGCATTTATATCGGAATCCCGTTCTGTCCGACCAAGTGCGCCTATTGCACCTTCCCGGCGTACGACATCAACGGGCGTCAAGGCTCGGTCGATTCGTTCCTTGGCGGCCTTCACTATGAAATGCGCGAGATCGGACGCTTCCTGAAGGAGCGGAATATTCCGATCACGACGATCTACTATGGCGGCGGGACCCCGACCAGCATCACGGCGGAAGAGATGGACATGCTGTATGAGGAAATGATGACCTCCTTCCCGAATGTGGAGCAGGTGCGTGAGATTACCGTCGAGGCGGGACGCCCGGATACGATCACGCCGGAGAAGCTGGAAGTGCTGCGCAAGTGGAATATCGACCGCATCAGCATCAACCCGCAGTCTTACATTCAGGAGACGCTTGATATTATCGGGCGTCATCACAGCGTGGAAGAGACCGTGGAGAAATATAAGCTGGCGCGCGATCTCGGCATGAATAATATCAATATGGATCTCATTATCGGACTGCCGGGGGAAGGGACGGCGGAGTTCGCTCATACGCTGCGGGAGACGGAACGGCTCATGCCGGAATCGGTGACGGTCCATACGCTGTCGTTCAAACGCGCCTCCGAGATGACCCGCCACCGCGGCGAGGAGAAGTTCAAAGTGGCCGGCCGGGAAGAAGTGGAGCGGATGATGACGATGGCGGCAGAATGGACGGGCGCGCACGGCTATGTTCCGTACTATTTGTACCGCCAAAAAAATATTCTCGGCAACCTGGAAAATGTCGGCTATGCGCTGCCGGGCACCGAGAGTCTGTACAATATCCTCATTATCGAGGAAATTCAATCGATTCTGGGCCTGGGCTGCGGCGCATCCTCCAAATGGGTGCATCCGCATACCGGGGCGATTACGCGCTTCGCCAATCCGAAGGAACCGAAAGTATACAATGACAATTATGTCGAAGTGACGCGCAAAAAAATAGAAATGATGAAGGAATTGTTCAAAGAAGCCTAA
- the crcB gene encoding fluoride efflux transporter CrcB — protein MMEKHTDRAGAAAMRRAAGAAVAAGGSSGACLRYSVGLLLPFDPSAGFPWATLTVNLAGCLFLGWFFTWLLERTGLSPLWKPLLGTGLAGATTTFSTFAVEALDLFAAQRYAVAIFYLTASIGLGLGLARLGMRWAARSNPPGAREEGRR, from the coding sequence ATGATGGAGAAGCATACAGACAGAGCGGGGGCCGCAGCGATGCGGAGAGCGGCGGGAGCCGCCGTCGCGGCCGGGGGAAGCTCAGGGGCCTGTCTCCGCTATAGCGTCGGCCTGCTGCTCCCGTTCGACCCGTCGGCAGGCTTCCCCTGGGCGACATTGACCGTCAACCTGGCCGGCTGTCTCTTTCTCGGCTGGTTCTTCACTTGGCTCCTGGAACGAACCGGCCTGTCGCCGCTATGGAAGCCGCTGCTCGGGACCGGGCTTGCGGGGGCAACGACGACATTCTCGACCTTCGCGGTCGAAGCGTTGGACCTGTTCGCGGCCCAGCGGTATGCCGTCGCGATTTTTTATTTGACGGCGAGCATCGGCCTTGGACTGGGGCTCGCCCGGCTCGGCATGCGTTGGGCGGCGCGATCCAATCCGCCCGGCGCACGCGAGGAGGGACGTCGATGA
- the hisS gene encoding histidine--tRNA ligase, whose protein sequence is MAYQKPTGTQDLLPGTVEIWQTAERKARDLCRRFNYKEIRTPIFEQTELFERGVGETTDIVEKEMYTFKDKGDRSMTLRPENTAGVVRSYVENKLYGEPDVTKLYYIGPMFRYERPQAGRYRQFHQFGVEAFGAADPSLDAEIIALGYEFMKEVGLTGVRVEINSVGNAPSRAAYRERLLQFLEPMKESLCKDCQSRMERNPLRVLDCKVDQDKFGSAPSILDSLDEECAAHFAKVKQYLSAMGVDYEVNHRLVRGLDYYTHTAFEYKAQGIGAIDTVGGGGRYNGLVADIGGPDQPGIGFGIGLERIALLLEKQGVDCNEASPLDIYLIGLGEPAEAAVTKLLNDLRREGLAAEKDYQGRKMKAQMKSADRMQARYAGILGDDELSRGEIALKELATGEQRFVPLSELAQLLKQA, encoded by the coding sequence ATGGCTTACCAGAAGCCGACAGGCACGCAGGATCTGCTGCCGGGCACCGTCGAAATATGGCAGACGGCCGAGCGCAAAGCCCGCGATCTGTGCCGTCGATTCAATTACAAGGAAATCCGGACCCCGATATTCGAGCAGACCGAGCTGTTCGAGCGCGGCGTCGGCGAGACGACGGATATCGTGGAAAAAGAAATGTATACGTTCAAGGACAAGGGCGATCGCAGCATGACGCTGCGTCCGGAAAATACGGCAGGCGTCGTTCGCTCCTATGTGGAGAACAAGCTGTACGGCGAGCCGGATGTGACCAAGCTCTATTATATCGGCCCGATGTTCCGTTATGAGCGGCCGCAAGCGGGGCGCTACCGCCAGTTCCATCAATTCGGCGTCGAGGCGTTCGGGGCCGCGGATCCGAGCCTGGATGCGGAGATTATCGCGCTCGGGTATGAATTCATGAAGGAGGTCGGGCTGACCGGCGTCCGCGTGGAGATCAATTCCGTGGGCAACGCGCCGAGCCGGGCGGCTTACCGTGAGCGACTGCTGCAGTTTTTGGAGCCGATGAAGGAATCGCTGTGCAAGGACTGCCAGTCCCGGATGGAACGCAATCCGCTGCGGGTGCTCGACTGCAAGGTCGATCAAGACAAATTCGGCAGTGCGCCTTCCATTCTGGACAGCCTGGATGAGGAGTGCGCCGCTCATTTTGCCAAGGTGAAGCAGTATTTGTCGGCGATGGGGGTCGACTATGAGGTGAACCACCGCCTCGTACGCGGGCTCGATTACTACACGCATACGGCCTTCGAGTACAAGGCGCAGGGCATCGGCGCCATCGATACGGTCGGCGGCGGCGGACGCTACAACGGCCTGGTGGCGGATATCGGGGGGCCGGATCAGCCCGGCATCGGCTTCGGGATCGGACTCGAGCGAATCGCGCTCTTGCTGGAAAAGCAGGGCGTCGACTGCAACGAGGCGTCCCCGCTTGATATCTATCTGATCGGTCTCGGCGAGCCGGCGGAGGCCGCGGTGACGAAGCTGCTGAACGATCTGCGGCGCGAAGGACTGGCGGCCGAGAAGGATTACCAGGGCCGCAAGATGAAGGCGCAGATGAAATCGGCCGACCGCATGCAGGCGCGTTACGCCGGGATACTGGGCGATGACGAGCTGTCCCGGGGCGAGATTGCGCTGAAGGAGCTGGCCACCGGGGAGCAGCGGTTCGTGCCGCTGTCCGAATTGGCCCAGCTATTGAAGCAGGCTTAG
- the crcB gene encoding fluoride efflux transporter CrcB translates to MNMLWVALGGALGAWSRYELGAYITKRAGSRFPWGTLLVNWSGCFLLGLLAGMRHVLPAPLYVFAAVGWCGAFTTFSTFSFEALTLWKDKQRGRCALYLFLTAAVGLAAAAGGRWMAGLPG, encoded by the coding sequence ATGAATATGCTGTGGGTAGCGCTTGGCGGGGCGCTTGGCGCCTGGAGCCGCTATGAATTGGGCGCTTATATTACGAAGCGGGCAGGCAGCCGCTTTCCGTGGGGGACGCTGCTTGTCAATTGGAGCGGCTGCTTCCTGCTCGGCCTGTTGGCCGGGATGCGGCATGTGCTGCCCGCTCCGCTGTACGTCTTCGCCGCCGTCGGATGGTGCGGCGCCTTTACGACATTTTCGACTTTCAGCTTCGAAGCATTGACGCTATGGAAGGACAAGCAGCGCGGCCGCTGCGCGCTGTATCTGTTCCTGACGGCAGCCGTCGGGCTCGCCGCTGCGGCGGGAGGACGATGGATGGCCGGTCTGCCAGGGTAG
- a CDS encoding RelA/SpoT family protein: protein MGIEQLLEKASAYMKESDLDRVREAYLFAEQAHSGQVRKSGEPYILHPLAVADIVVGMQMDPTSVVAALLHDVVEDTSVSLEEVRTKFGNTCAMLVDGLTKLERIQFRSKEEQQNENYRKMFVAMANDIRVIVIKLADRLHNMRTLKYQSEESQRRIAYETLEIFSPIAHRLGISAIKWEMEDIALRYLNPQQYYRIANLMHKKRAEREEYITGVIGRIQEKLEEMGITADLSGRPKHIYSVYKKMTAKSKQFNEIYDLLAIRIIVDNIKDCYATLGIIHTLWKPMPGRFKDYIAMPKTNMYQSLHTTVIGPTGEPTEVQIRTWEMHRTAEYGIAAHWAYKEGGSNSGSFEEKMTFLREILDLQQETNDAQEFVESLKMDFFSDLVFVFTPKGEVIELPAGSVPLDFAYRIHTEVGNRTIGAKVNGRIVPLDHQLKTGDIVEILTSKHSYGPSADWVKIAQSSHARSKIKQWFKKEKREENVQKGREGIERELKRLGLEPSAWMTDDKLLEVAKKFTFNDIEDMMSAIGFGGITASQIVTRLTEKLRKETEEANQIELTHEVKEVKKEPERKSRPAHGVRVEGIDNLLVRFARCCNPVPGDEIVGYVTRGRGVSIHRADCLNIPTTIDGEEAERIIDVQWGDSSEANYSVDIEITGMDRRGFLNEVLQAVSESKTNIAAVSGRSDRNRLAMIHMTILIRNTDHLHSVVEKIKRVKDVYTVQRIMQ from the coding sequence ATGGGCATCGAGCAATTATTAGAGAAGGCCTCGGCGTATATGAAAGAATCGGATCTGGATCGCGTCCGCGAAGCATATCTGTTCGCGGAGCAGGCTCATTCGGGGCAGGTCCGGAAATCCGGCGAACCTTATATATTGCATCCTCTGGCTGTGGCCGACATCGTCGTGGGCATGCAGATGGATCCGACTTCCGTCGTAGCCGCGCTGCTGCATGATGTCGTGGAGGATACATCCGTCTCCCTGGAGGAAGTGCGCACCAAATTCGGGAACACATGCGCGATGCTGGTCGATGGATTAACGAAGCTCGAGCGGATTCAGTTCCGGTCCAAGGAAGAGCAGCAGAACGAGAACTACCGGAAAATGTTCGTGGCGATGGCCAATGACATCCGCGTTATCGTTATTAAGCTGGCGGACCGCCTTCACAATATGCGGACGCTGAAGTACCAATCGGAAGAGAGTCAACGGCGCATCGCCTACGAGACATTGGAAATCTTCTCTCCCATCGCCCACCGGCTCGGAATCTCGGCCATCAAGTGGGAGATGGAAGATATTGCGCTTCGCTATTTGAATCCGCAGCAATATTACCGCATCGCCAACCTCATGCACAAGAAGCGCGCCGAGCGGGAGGAGTACATTACCGGCGTTATCGGGCGCATTCAGGAGAAGCTGGAGGAGATGGGCATCACCGCCGATCTGTCCGGCCGACCGAAGCATATTTACAGCGTCTACAAAAAAATGACGGCCAAGAGCAAGCAGTTCAATGAAATCTACGATCTGCTCGCGATTCGCATCATCGTCGACAATATCAAAGACTGCTATGCCACCCTCGGCATTATCCATACGCTCTGGAAGCCGATGCCGGGCCGGTTCAAGGACTATATCGCGATGCCGAAGACGAATATGTACCAGTCGCTTCATACGACCGTTATTGGTCCGACGGGTGAACCGACCGAGGTGCAGATTCGGACCTGGGAGATGCACCGCACGGCCGAGTACGGGATTGCGGCCCACTGGGCGTACAAAGAAGGCGGATCCAATTCGGGCAGCTTCGAAGAGAAGATGACGTTCCTTCGCGAAATTCTTGATTTGCAGCAGGAGACGAACGACGCTCAAGAATTCGTTGAATCGCTCAAAATGGATTTTTTCTCGGATTTGGTGTTTGTATTCACGCCCAAAGGAGAAGTCATCGAGCTTCCGGCCGGATCCGTGCCGCTTGATTTCGCGTACCGCATCCATACGGAGGTCGGGAACCGGACGATCGGGGCGAAGGTGAACGGCCGCATCGTGCCGCTCGATCACCAATTGAAGACCGGCGATATCGTCGAGATTCTGACGTCGAAGCATTCTTACGGGCCAAGCGCGGACTGGGTCAAAATCGCGCAATCTTCGCATGCCCGCTCCAAGATCAAGCAGTGGTTCAAAAAAGAGAAACGGGAAGAGAACGTTCAAAAGGGACGCGAGGGGATTGAACGGGAATTGAAGCGGCTGGGGCTGGAGCCGTCGGCATGGATGACGGACGACAAGCTGCTCGAGGTCGCGAAGAAATTCACCTTCAACGATATCGAGGACATGATGTCCGCCATCGGCTTCGGCGGCATTACCGCCTCCCAGATCGTGACCCGCTTGACGGAGAAGCTGCGCAAGGAAACGGAAGAGGCCAATCAGATCGAATTGACTCACGAGGTCAAGGAAGTCAAGAAGGAGCCGGAGCGCAAATCCCGGCCGGCCCATGGCGTCAGGGTCGAAGGCATCGACAATCTGCTCGTTCGCTTCGCCCGCTGCTGCAATCCGGTGCCTGGCGACGAGATCGTAGGCTACGTCACCCGCGGACGAGGCGTCTCGATTCATCGGGCCGATTGTCTGAACATCCCGACGACGATCGATGGGGAAGAGGCGGAACGGATTATCGACGTGCAATGGGGTGATTCCTCCGAGGCGAATTACAGCGTCGACATCGAGATTACCGGCATGGATCGGAGAGGCTTCCTTAACGAGGTGCTGCAGGCCGTCTCCGAGAGCAAGACGAATATCGCCGCCGTCTCGGGCCGTTCGGATCGCAACCGGCTGGCGATGATTCATATGACGATTCTCATCCGCAATACCGACCATCTCCATTCGGTGGTCGAGAAGATTAAGCGGGTGAAGGACGTGTATACGGTGCAGCGGATCATGCAATGA
- a CDS encoding replication-associated recombination protein A, which translates to MNMDLFSYQEERDPGLRLLADRMRPRTLDEYIGQEHIVGPGRLLRRAIEGDRISSILLYGPPGCGKTTLANIISERTQGEFVRLNAVDASVKDVRAVIEQAENNRNLYNTKTILFLDEVHRFNRSQQDALLPAVEKGTIIFVGATTENPFHHVNGALMSRSTLFQLKPLTKEHSLIAMRRALADEERGLGFMKVEAEPGTLEHIASMANGDIRRALNALELAAMTTSPEADGTVRITMEVAEESVRRPLVQADESVQYDVLSAFHKSIRGSSDAALYWFLYAVEKLGMDPMTFIRRLTVACSEDIGLANPQAMVQAVSAMEAYHRIGWPESKYIVAQAILFAVESPKSNSIPEAIARVMAAFDDYPSAPVPLHLRDAHYKGAEKLGHKGYKYPHDYPGHYVEQQYLPDPVRNRVFFMASEQGTEAKMRLNQERRRQAKPDQGD; encoded by the coding sequence ATGAACATGGATTTATTCTCCTATCAGGAAGAGCGGGATCCGGGCTTGCGCCTGCTCGCCGACCGGATGCGCCCGCGCACGCTTGACGAATATATCGGCCAGGAGCATATCGTCGGGCCGGGCCGTCTGCTGCGGCGGGCAATCGAAGGGGATCGCATTTCGTCGATTCTGCTGTACGGGCCCCCGGGATGCGGGAAGACGACACTGGCCAATATTATTTCGGAGCGGACGCAGGGAGAGTTCGTCCGCCTCAATGCGGTCGACGCTTCGGTCAAAGATGTCCGCGCGGTCATCGAGCAGGCGGAGAACAACCGCAATCTGTACAATACGAAGACGATTCTGTTCCTGGACGAGGTGCACCGCTTCAACCGCTCGCAGCAGGACGCGCTGCTCCCCGCCGTCGAGAAGGGAACGATCATCTTCGTCGGCGCCACGACGGAGAATCCGTTCCATCATGTCAACGGGGCGTTGATGAGCCGCTCGACGCTGTTCCAGCTCAAGCCCCTGACGAAGGAGCATTCGCTGATCGCGATGCGCCGGGCACTGGCCGATGAAGAACGGGGTCTCGGCTTCATGAAGGTGGAGGCGGAGCCGGGAACGCTGGAGCATATCGCCTCGATGGCGAACGGCGATATTCGCCGGGCGCTCAACGCGCTGGAGCTGGCGGCGATGACGACCTCCCCGGAGGCGGACGGAACGGTCCGCATCACGATGGAGGTGGCGGAGGAGTCTGTGCGCAGACCGCTCGTGCAGGCGGACGAATCGGTGCAATATGACGTGCTGTCCGCCTTCCACAAGAGTATCCGCGGCTCCAGCGATGCGGCGCTGTACTGGTTCCTCTACGCGGTGGAGAAGCTCGGCATGGATCCGATGACCTTCATCCGCCGCCTGACGGTCGCCTGCAGCGAGGATATTGGCCTGGCCAATCCGCAGGCGATGGTTCAGGCGGTCAGCGCGATGGAGGCGTACCATCGCATCGGGTGGCCGGAATCGAAGTATATTGTCGCCCAGGCGATTCTGTTCGCGGTCGAGAGTCCGAAGTCGAATTCGATTCCGGAGGCCATCGCACGCGTCATGGCGGCTTTCGACGATTATCCGTCGGCTCCTGTGCCGCTCCATCTCCGCGATGCGCACTACAAGGGAGCCGAGAAGCTCGGGCACAAGGGCTATAAATATCCGCATGATTATCCCGGGCATTACGTCGAGCAGCAATATTTGCCGGACCCTGTCCGGAACCGGGTCTTCTTCATGGCGAGCGAGCAAGGGACCGAGGCGAAGATGCGGCTGAATCAGGAACGGAGGCGCCAAGCGAAGCCGGATCAAGGGGACTAA
- the dtd gene encoding D-aminoacyl-tRNA deacylase, with amino-acid sequence MRIVVQRCKEAAVTVEGETVGSIGPGLMLLVGVTHEDTEQDVIWAAGKIAGLRIFEDESEKMNLSVQEIGGAILSVSQFTLYGDCRKGRRPNFMAAARPEQAERLYDRFNERLRGLGLPVETGRFGAMMDVRLVNWGPVTLIVDSRE; translated from the coding sequence ATGCGAATCGTGGTTCAGCGGTGCAAGGAAGCCGCGGTAACGGTTGAGGGAGAGACGGTCGGGAGCATCGGCCCAGGCTTGATGCTGCTCGTCGGCGTGACGCATGAGGATACGGAGCAGGATGTCATCTGGGCCGCCGGCAAAATTGCCGGGCTCCGGATCTTCGAGGATGAATCGGAGAAGATGAACCTGTCGGTCCAGGAAATCGGCGGCGCGATATTGTCCGTGTCGCAATTCACGCTGTACGGCGACTGCCGCAAAGGACGGCGCCCCAACTTCATGGCTGCGGCGCGGCCGGAACAGGCGGAGCGGCTCTATGACCGCTTCAATGAGCGGCTGCGCGGGCTCGGGCTCCCTGTAGAGACCGGCCGCTTCGGGGCGATGATGGATGTGCGGCTGGTGAACTGGGGGCCGGTCACGCTCATCGTGGACAGCCGGGAGTAA
- a CDS encoding flagellar basal body rod protein, giving the protein MRRIQAYTRTEDDAETLRTRLTAAGAANIEVGELGGPLGSKQMLFAPFITGNANGSAYNGGISAVGPGGLVTTRDDGQEAIATTPATDLTDNEGGTDTASSERMEPPDGLRYVVTAKVEEADYDAAARLIRENNGYFDPGEEG; this is encoded by the coding sequence ATGAGACGAATTCAGGCATACACGCGGACGGAGGACGATGCCGAGACGCTGCGCACACGGCTTACCGCGGCCGGCGCCGCAAATATCGAGGTCGGGGAATTGGGAGGCCCGCTTGGCAGCAAGCAGATGCTGTTCGCGCCGTTCATAACCGGCAATGCGAATGGGTCCGCTTATAACGGCGGCATCTCCGCCGTAGGTCCGGGCGGCCTCGTGACGACCCGCGATGACGGGCAGGAGGCGATCGCGACGACTCCCGCCACGGACTTGACCGATAATGAAGGAGGAACCGATACCGCTTCCTCCGAACGCATGGAGCCGCCGGACGGGCTGCGCTATGTCGTCACCGCGAAGGTGGAGGAAGCGGACTATGATGCTGCGGCGCGGCTCATTCGCGAGAACAACGGATATTTCGATCCGGGAGAAGAGGGCTAA
- the aspS gene encoding aspartate--tRNA ligase: MMYKTHSCGDITKARIGETVTLNGWVQRRRDLGGVLFVDLRDRTGLVQIVFNPEFSSQAHEIADRLRNEFVVAVSGQVVLRDAETVNPNLPTGDVEVRVTEIEILNGAKNPPFFIEDGIEIDESLRLRYRYLDLRRPEMQRTLKLRSKASKVIRDFLDEQDFVEVETPILTKSTPEGARDYLVPSRVHPGEFFALPQSPQLFKQLLMVSGLERYYQIARCFRDEDLRADRQPEFTQVDIETSFLSEEQLQTMMEQLMVRLFKATIGVDIPAPFQRITYQEAMEKYGSDKPDLRFGLELVDVCDLVANSGVKVFASVIEKGGVVKVLNAKGCGTWSRKDIDDLGPYAARYGAKGLAWIQVKDGEFRGPIVKFMSEEEIAALRERTGAEDGDLLLFSADTRKVVYDVLGNLRLYIGRRLNLIDDSAFKFAWVVDFPLLDYDEDEKRYVAAHHPFTRPKDEDLHLFDTDPGQIRAQAYDLVLNGYEVGGGSLRIYKRDVQEKMFTALGFSPEEAQEKFGFLLNAFEYGTPPHGGIALGLDRLIMLLAGRTNLRETIAFPKTASAVDLMMDAPNVVEPAQLEQLHIKSTFKKKDKKEEQ, encoded by the coding sequence ATGATGTATAAGACGCATTCCTGCGGAGACATAACGAAGGCCCGCATCGGAGAGACGGTCACTTTGAACGGCTGGGTGCAGCGCCGGCGGGATCTGGGAGGCGTATTGTTCGTCGATCTGCGCGACCGCACCGGTCTCGTACAAATTGTATTCAACCCGGAATTTTCAAGCCAAGCGCATGAGATTGCCGATCGCTTGCGCAATGAATTCGTCGTGGCGGTGAGCGGACAAGTCGTGCTGCGCGACGCGGAGACGGTCAATCCGAACCTGCCGACAGGCGATGTGGAAGTTCGCGTGACGGAGATTGAAATCTTGAACGGGGCCAAAAACCCGCCGTTCTTCATTGAAGACGGCATCGAAATCGACGAGTCGCTTCGCCTGCGCTACCGTTACCTGGACCTTCGCCGTCCGGAAATGCAGCGTACGCTGAAGCTGCGCTCCAAAGCGTCGAAAGTGATTCGCGATTTCCTCGACGAGCAAGACTTCGTCGAGGTGGAGACGCCGATTCTGACGAAGAGCACGCCGGAAGGGGCGCGGGACTATCTTGTGCCGAGCCGCGTCCATCCGGGCGAATTTTTCGCGCTGCCGCAATCCCCGCAGCTGTTCAAGCAGTTGTTGATGGTATCCGGTCTGGAGCGCTACTATCAGATCGCCCGCTGCTTCCGCGACGAGGATCTGCGCGCTGATCGCCAACCGGAATTCACGCAAGTTGACATCGAGACCTCCTTCCTGTCCGAGGAGCAGCTCCAGACCATGATGGAGCAGCTGATGGTCCGCCTGTTCAAGGCGACGATCGGCGTGGACATTCCGGCGCCGTTCCAGCGTATCACGTATCAGGAAGCAATGGAGAAATACGGCTCGGATAAGCCGGACCTGCGCTTCGGCCTGGAACTGGTCGACGTCTGCGATCTCGTGGCGAACAGCGGCGTCAAAGTATTCGCTTCCGTCATCGAGAAGGGCGGCGTCGTCAAAGTGCTGAACGCCAAAGGCTGCGGCACGTGGAGCCGCAAGGATATCGACGATCTGGGGCCGTATGCGGCGCGCTACGGGGCCAAGGGCCTGGCGTGGATTCAAGTGAAGGACGGCGAGTTCCGCGGTCCGATCGTCAAGTTCATGAGCGAGGAAGAGATCGCCGCCCTGCGCGAGCGCACAGGCGCCGAAGACGGAGACCTCCTGCTGTTCTCCGCCGATACGCGCAAGGTCGTATACGATGTTCTCGGGAACCTTCGCCTCTATATCGGCCGCAGACTGAATCTAATCGACGATAGCGCGTTCAAATTCGCCTGGGTCGTCGATTTCCCGCTGCTGGATTATGATGAGGACGAGAAGCGCTATGTGGCGGCGCACCATCCGTTCACCCGTCCAAAAGACGAAGACCTGCATCTGTTCGATACGGATCCGGGCCAAATCCGGGCTCAGGCGTACGACCTCGTGCTGAACGGCTACGAAGTGGGCGGCGGCTCGCTGCGAATCTACAAACGCGACGTGCAGGAGAAAATGTTCACGGCGCTCGGCTTCTCCCCGGAGGAGGCGCAAGAGAAGTTCGGCTTCCTGTTGAACGCGTTCGAATACGGCACGCCGCCGCACGGCGGGATCGCCCTCGGTCTCGATCGTCTCATCATGCTGCTGGCAGGCCGCACGAATCTTCGCGAGACGATTGCGTTCCCGAAAACGGCCAGCGCCGTCGATCTGATGATGGACGCGCCGAACGTCGTGGAGCCGGCGCAATTGGAGCAGCTGCATATCAAATCGACCTTCAAGAAGAAGGATAAGAAAGAAGAGCAATAA
- a CDS encoding tRNA threonylcarbamoyladenosine dehydratase — protein MLHQFSRTELAIGPEGLDKLKNSTVAVLGIGGVGGIAAEALARTGIGRIIMIDKDVVDITNVNRQIHALTTTVGQKKAELMRERIKLINPECDAIALNMFYTEETYEELFAYDLDYVVDASDTISYKIHLIKECLRRNIPIISSMGAANKMDPTRFQVADISKTTVDPIARVIRQKLRKDGIKKGVKVVFSTEEPLKPRADVTEKIVPETAPDIRKAKQPPASNSFVPPVAGLIMVSVVVRDLISTIEAR, from the coding sequence ATGTTGCATCAATTTTCGCGTACAGAATTAGCCATCGGCCCGGAAGGGCTGGACAAGCTGAAGAACAGCACCGTCGCCGTGCTCGGCATCGGCGGCGTCGGCGGCATCGCGGCGGAAGCGCTGGCGCGCACGGGCATCGGGCGCATCATCATGATCGATAAGGATGTCGTGGACATCACGAATGTGAACCGCCAGATTCACGCCTTGACGACGACGGTCGGACAGAAGAAGGCGGAACTGATGCGGGAGCGGATCAAGCTCATCAATCCGGAGTGCGACGCCATCGCGCTGAATATGTTCTATACGGAAGAGACGTATGAGGAGCTGTTCGCCTACGATCTCGATTATGTCGTGGACGCTTCGGACACGATCTCTTATAAAATTCACCTCATTAAGGAATGCTTGCGCCGCAACATCCCGATTATCTCAAGCATGGGAGCGGCCAATAAAATGGATCCGACGCGGTTTCAGGTGGCGGACATCTCGAAGACGACTGTCGATCCGATCGCGCGCGTCATCCGGCAGAAGCTGCGCAAGGACGGCATCAAAAAAGGAGTCAAGGTCGTCTTCTCGACCGAGGAGCCGTTGAAGCCGCGGGCGGATGTAACGGAAAAAATCGTACCGGAGACGGCGCCGGATATCCGCAAGGCGAAGCAGCCGCCAGCGAGCAACTCCTTCGTGCCGCCGGTGGCGGGGCTGATCATGGTCAGCGTCGTCGTCCGCGATCTGATTTCTACGATAGAAGCACGGTGA